In Rhodospirillaceae bacterium, the genomic window CTTGATTGCCTTGGCTGCACCCGTCTGACGTGTCTGCGATTTCTGTCTCATCTTCGTTCCCTTCGGTCACTACGATGAGCTAAAAATCCTCTCTTATGCAATCCCGCTAATTTGTTCCATAGGCGCTGACGTTAGACAGTTGTTCGCCCTGCCCGTTTCTGCGGCGACGCTTGAGGAGGGGCAGGAAGCATTTTTTATTGGCGATTCTAAAAAGGCCGTCAAAATATTGCGGCCTCTAGCGGAAGCTGGAAATGCGGTGGCCAGCTTCAGTCTAGGAACAACTTACGCCTACGCCCTAGACAGCTTCCACAACCGAAAAGAAGCCATCAAATGGTTGCGGTTGGCAGCAGCACGGGGGCATACAGATGCGTTGACGACACTAGGAAGTATGTATCACAACAAGTACGGCGGTTCCCACGACGTTAAGACGGCATATGACTTTTATCAACGTGCAGCAAACAAAGGCGATGACCGCGCTTTCGTTGAACTTGGGGAAATGTACCTTAATGGCGATGGCCGCGCAGTGGATTACGCCCGCGCTCGCGAGTATTTTATACTGGCCAGTGATTTCGGCAATACATGGGGTGAGTACTATTTAGCGCTCATGTTCCATAAAGGTTTCGGCACCGCACCCGATTATAAAATGGCGCACGCACTTTACTTAACAGATGCCAGGGCCGAATCAGAGGCCGCAGCCGAAGGCATCGCCGAGCTTTATGAAAGTGGATTGATCCCCAGCAAAACGCCCGCCGTTGAAGGAACCGCTTGGCGCATCGCCGGATTACTCTTTATGTCATATTGCCTAGATGAAGAAATATTAGAACACCTCAGTATTTTACCCTCCAAACAAAATCGACGGATGGCAGGCGAAAGAGCACACACACTCCTAGCCCAATTGCTCGAAGACCGCCTCTTCAAGAATGTATCAGTTGATCATTTTCTATCCTTTTATGTGGATCAAAAAAACCACTCGTTCCTGAAGTCCATTGCACAGGGGAATAAATTTGTATCGCCTCCTTTACCTAACAATATTCATCCTTCTTGGCGGCTGTGCAGCAGAGACCGAGTTCCAGCGTTTGGAGCGTGGATTTAATGAAGGTCGCACGGTATTTGCTGAAGACTTGGGTGATTTGTACCGCGCAGGAACGGGAGTCAACGTCGATAAGTTGGAGGCTTATAAATTCTATACTCTTGCTGCCCGGGACGGAAATCTTTGGGTGAATACCAAGCTTGGTGAAATGAACCTATACGGCGAAGGCCGACGGATTAACCTGACCGCCGCCCGAAAATTCTTCCTTATAGCGGCAGCAAGCTCGCATGGAGGGGGCCATGGAGATGGTATGGCAATGGTTCACCTTGGACGACTTTATCATTATGGAATGGGCGTTCCCATCGACAAACAAATGGCGTTTCAATGGTATGAACGCGCCGCACACGCAAGAGCCCCCCAGTCGTACTACGCCATCGTTCAAATGTATCTCGATGGCGAATTGGAAAGCGATAGTATCCAGGCGGATGTCATGGCGTGGACGATGATTGAGCACCTGAGGGGCGCTTACACCTGCAAAGACTCCCGCGATGCGAAAAAGGTCTATTATAGCCTTTCCCGCCAGCAGCAATTAGCTGCTGCAAAAAATGCAACGACGTTCTTTTTTGCTGAGCCAGACAGACAATACCTCACCTTCAAGTCTGCGAAAGAACTCCTCGAAAATACCTTCGACGGGTTCTTCGCGCAGAACTTTGAGTGTCGGGAGTCAGATCATGAACACCCAG contains:
- a CDS encoding sel1 repeat family protein, which translates into the protein MERGFNEGRTVFAEDLGDLYRAGTGVNVDKLEAYKFYTLAARDGNLWVNTKLGEMNLYGEGRRINLTAARKFFLIAAASSHGGGHGDGMAMVHLGRLYHYGMGVPIDKQMAFQWYERAAHARAPQSYYAIVQMYLDGELESDSIQADVMAWTMIEHLRGAYTCKDSRDAKKVYYSLSRQQQLAAAKNATTFFFAEPDRQYLTFKSAKELLENTFDGFFAQNFECRESDHEHPGALDCCV
- a CDS encoding sel1 repeat family protein, giving the protein MFALPVSAATLEEGQEAFFIGDSKKAVKILRPLAEAGNAVASFSLGTTYAYALDSFHNRKEAIKWLRLAAARGHTDALTTLGSMYHNKYGGSHDVKTAYDFYQRAANKGDDRAFVELGEMYLNGDGRAVDYARAREYFILASDFGNTWGEYYLALMFHKGFGTAPDYKMAHALYLTDARAESEAAAEGIAELYESGLIPSKTPAVEGTAWRIAGLLFMSYCLDEEILEHLSILPSKQNRRMAGERAHTLLAQLLEDRLFKNVSVDHFLSFYVDQKNHSFLKSIAQGNKFVSPPLPNNIHPSWRLCSRDRVPAFGAWI